One window of the Hemitrygon akajei chromosome 5, sHemAka1.3, whole genome shotgun sequence genome contains the following:
- the LOC140727255 gene encoding gamma-crystallin S-1-like, producing the protein MNQCGQVGPEQVNKLVSMDKIIFYEDRNFQGRHYECSSDCANLSPYFSRCNSIRVESDWWVLYERPNYMGYQYVLSRGEYPDYQRWMGFNDCVKSCRSYPYYRGGNYRMRIYERPDFGGQMMEFMDDCSSVYDRFCYHDIHSCQVMDGYWIFYEHPNYRGRQYFLRPGEYRRYSDWGGYNSMIGSFRHMRDF; encoded by the exons ATGAACCAGTGCGGGCAAGTTGGTCCTGAACAGGTGAACaaattggtcagcatggacaag ATCATCTTCTACGAGGACAGAAACTTCCAGGGTCGGCACTATGAGTGCAGCTCCGACTGTGCCAACCTCTCCCCTTACTTCAGCCGCTGTAACTCCATCCGTGTTGAGAGTGACTGGTGGGTGTTGTACGAGAGACCCAACTACATGGGATACCAGTATGTCCTGAGCaggggagagtatcctgactaccAGCGCTGGATGGGATTCAATGACTGTGTCAAGTCCTGTCGCAGTTACCCATAT TACCGAGGTGGAAACTACAGGATGAGGATTTACGAGAGGCCTGACTTTGGAGGGcagatgatggaattcatggATGACTGTTCCTCTGTCTACGATCGTTTCTGTTACCATGACATCCACTCCTGTCAGGTGATGGATGGCTACTGGATCTTCTATGaacatcccaactacagaggccGACAGTACTTCCTGAGACCCGGGGAATACAGGAGATACAGTGACTGGGGCGGCTACAACTCAATGATCGGGTCCTTCAGGCACATGAGGGACTTCTAA